Proteins co-encoded in one Terriglobia bacterium genomic window:
- a CDS encoding tetratricopeptide repeat protein encodes MQIARRPLRRALLFIGLIASFCLPALAADRSRVKAEDYVIDAEIVPKTHRLTARAKVKFMALEDVNFASFDLHNGLRVTKVLDDKGKPLTAERVTQENAVRISFPNTLTKGSSTTLTFDYEGALANADDSPVEGLKLAYIGEDAIYLLYPGRWFPVTNYGIDRFTATINVTAPAGTTVIGSGGASAAKPAAGSKTVTTFTWDKPSFPGTIVAGNFQEASVGSVKVYFGANKKQFASAYGDTANKELEYFTSLYGPAPGGGTLKLVELPDDTVPMWWAPEIAALATRDISEKTNYRLLADAIGHQWWGSTVSPASKDDWWLVDGGARDSEMRYVQSTAGQQAFEDASRDMAVGALAYDTTPLGSIGKLDTFSPQFQALVTDKGGMIFHMLRWVIGDAAFDKTVKDFMTQYAGKPASVADFEAIAEKNHGDKLTAFFAQWVDGTGAPEFKMKYTVYRVKKGFRVVGEITQDLDLFRMPLELKVDTDGQTEMKRIEVVGTDSAFSIETFGKPRRLVLDPNNWVLKNSPDLRVRVAIRRGQELTAQGNLSEALTELNKALDVNKNSSLAHYRIADIFFAQRNYQSAANEFREALNGDGDPRWTEVWSHIMLGKIFDTTGQRERAVNEYRQAIQTGDPTQGALDEARKYLEKPYERERRPNGS; translated from the coding sequence ATGCAAATCGCACGACGACCCCTGCGACGTGCCTTACTGTTTATTGGCCTGATCGCGTCTTTCTGCCTGCCCGCGCTTGCGGCTGACCGCTCACGCGTGAAGGCTGAAGATTACGTGATTGACGCAGAGATCGTGCCCAAGACCCACCGCCTTACGGCGCGCGCCAAGGTGAAATTCATGGCGCTGGAAGACGTCAACTTTGCCAGCTTTGACCTGCACAACGGCCTGCGCGTGACCAAGGTGCTGGACGACAAAGGCAAGCCCCTGACAGCCGAGCGCGTTACCCAGGAAAATGCTGTCCGCATCAGCTTTCCTAACACTTTGACGAAGGGCAGCAGCACAACGCTCACTTTCGATTATGAAGGCGCGCTGGCCAATGCCGATGACAGTCCTGTGGAAGGGCTCAAGCTGGCCTATATCGGCGAAGACGCCATCTATCTTCTTTATCCCGGACGCTGGTTCCCGGTTACGAATTACGGCATCGATCGTTTTACCGCCACCATTAACGTGACGGCCCCGGCGGGAACTACCGTGATTGGCAGCGGCGGCGCAAGCGCGGCCAAGCCCGCGGCGGGCAGCAAAACCGTGACTACGTTTACCTGGGACAAGCCCAGCTTTCCCGGGACAATTGTGGCCGGCAATTTTCAAGAAGCTTCTGTCGGCAGCGTAAAAGTTTATTTTGGCGCCAACAAAAAGCAGTTTGCCTCCGCTTATGGCGATACCGCCAATAAGGAGCTGGAATACTTCACGTCGTTGTATGGTCCCGCGCCGGGCGGCGGAACGCTGAAGCTGGTTGAGTTGCCCGATGACACCGTGCCCATGTGGTGGGCGCCGGAAATCGCGGCCCTGGCCACGCGCGACATCAGCGAAAAAACCAATTACCGCCTGCTGGCCGACGCCATTGGACATCAATGGTGGGGCTCTACCGTTAGCCCGGCGAGCAAAGACGACTGGTGGCTGGTGGATGGCGGCGCGCGCGACTCCGAGATGCGCTACGTGCAAAGCACCGCCGGACAGCAGGCTTTTGAAGACGCGTCACGCGATATGGCCGTGGGCGCGCTGGCCTATGACACAACACCTCTGGGTAGCATCGGCAAGCTGGATACGTTCTCTCCGCAGTTCCAGGCGCTGGTTACCGACAAAGGCGGCATGATCTTCCACATGCTGCGCTGGGTCATCGGCGATGCGGCGTTCGATAAAACGGTAAAAGATTTTATGACGCAGTACGCCGGGAAGCCCGCTTCGGTGGCCGACTTTGAGGCCATCGCGGAAAAGAATCACGGCGACAAGCTCACCGCGTTCTTTGCGCAGTGGGTTGACGGCACCGGCGCGCCTGAATTCAAGATGAAATACACCGTCTATCGCGTGAAGAAAGGCTTCCGCGTTGTCGGGGAAATTACGCAGGACCTTGATCTGTTCCGCATGCCGCTGGAATTAAAGGTCGATACGGACGGACAGACCGAGATGAAGCGCATTGAGGTGGTGGGGACGGATTCCGCTTTCTCCATTGAGACGTTCGGCAAGCCGCGCCGACTGGTGCTCGATCCCAATAACTGGGTGCTCAAGAACTCCCCTGATCTGCGCGTGCGCGTCGCTATCCGCCGCGGACAGGAACTGACCGCGCAGGGCAATCTTTCTGAAGCACTCACCGAGTTGAACAAGGCGCTGGACGTAAACAAAAACAGTTCGCTGGCGCATTATCGCATTGCCGATATTTTCTTTGCGCAGCGCAACTACCAGTCGGCGGCCAATGAATTTCGTGAAGCGCTCAATGGTGACGGCGATCCTCGCTGGACTGAGGTCTGGAGCCACATCATGCTGGGCAAAATTTTTGACACCACCGGCCAGCGTGAGCGCGCCGTGAATGAATATCGCCAGGCCATTCAGACCGGGGATCCCACGCAGGGCGCTCTGGACGAAGCGCGGAAGTATCTGGAAAAACCGTACGAGCGTGAACGCCGGCCGAACGGGAGCTAG
- a CDS encoding cytochrome c → MSAKRLFLFISFIALLGSLFLYAEAGDGVWLTRVPDKQRMRENPFAGRPDAVAAGAKLFRQNCSTCHGSEALGTKKYPNLHSEQVRSATDGELEWLLKNGSMKNGMPSWSRLPEQQRWQIVAFLKSLQ, encoded by the coding sequence ATGAGCGCTAAAAGACTTTTCCTGTTCATTAGTTTCATCGCCCTTCTGGGATCGCTGTTTCTTTATGCCGAAGCCGGTGATGGTGTGTGGTTAACCAGAGTGCCGGACAAGCAACGCATGCGCGAGAATCCATTTGCAGGGCGACCCGACGCAGTGGCCGCAGGCGCGAAGCTCTTCCGGCAAAACTGTTCTACCTGCCATGGCAGCGAAGCTCTGGGAACTAAAAAATATCCCAACCTGCACTCGGAGCAAGTGCGCAGCGCGACTGATGGCGAACTGGAGTGGCTGCTGAAGAACGGCAGCATGAAAAACGGAATGCCATCCTGGTCGAGATTGCCGGAACAACAGCGCTGGCAGATTGTGGCTTTCCTGAAAAGCCTGCAATAA
- a CDS encoding MGMT family protein, producing the protein MAKVKRPNPTLAEIRRTNIRDAIMNIPRGHVSTYGAIARAAGIPGGARLVVRTLGQSHGLPWHRVVAAGGRIAIPGEGGLDQRFRLEMEGVKFSGRKVRMAEFEYKFSRTRTTKQKKKSTGGRQKTAANRREKRES; encoded by the coding sequence ATGGCAAAAGTGAAGCGGCCAAACCCGACGTTGGCCGAGATCCGCAGGACCAATATCCGTGACGCGATCATGAATATCCCGCGCGGCCATGTCTCAACCTATGGAGCAATTGCCCGGGCAGCCGGAATTCCCGGCGGTGCGCGGCTCGTCGTCCGCACATTAGGCCAGTCGCACGGACTTCCCTGGCATCGCGTGGTGGCAGCCGGAGGCAGAATTGCGATCCCCGGAGAAGGCGGTCTGGATCAGCGCTTTCGACTGGAGATGGAAGGGGTGAAATTCAGCGGCAGGAAAGTGCGGATGGCGGAGTTTGAGTACAAGTTTTCACGGACCAGAACGACGAAGCAGAAGAAGAAATCGACCGGAGGAAGGCAAAAAACAGCCGCAAATCGACGCGAAAAACGCGAATCATAA
- a CDS encoding HNH endonuclease, which produces MQTPVLVLNASYEPINICAARRAIVLVLKGLAMPEEENGHFLHAARLAMRVPSVIRLLEYRRIPHQTRALSRKNILLRDRNTCQYCGVLLSSADLTLDHVIPRSRGGSSTWENLVACCHPCNRRKGNRLLAETDMKLFKEPRPFTLHTSRHIMRMIGRSDTKWRKYLFY; this is translated from the coding sequence ATGCAGACTCCGGTCCTGGTCCTGAACGCGTCGTATGAGCCCATCAACATTTGTGCGGCGCGGCGGGCGATTGTGCTGGTGCTGAAAGGGCTGGCCATGCCAGAAGAAGAGAATGGACACTTTCTGCATGCGGCGCGGCTGGCTATGCGTGTGCCTTCAGTGATTCGTTTGCTGGAGTATCGCCGGATTCCGCACCAGACGCGTGCTCTGTCCCGCAAAAACATTCTGCTGCGCGACCGCAACACCTGCCAGTACTGCGGCGTGCTGCTGTCTTCCGCCGACCTAACCCTGGACCACGTAATCCCGCGCTCGCGCGGCGGGTCTTCTACCTGGGAAAATCTGGTGGCCTGCTGCCATCCCTGTAACCGTCGCAAAGGGAACCGGCTGCTTGCGGAAACCGATATGAAGCTATTTAAGGAGCCCAGGCCCTTTACGCTGCATACCAGTCGGCACATCATGCGTATGATTGGGCGGTCAGACACCAAGTGGAGGAAGTACCTTTTTTATTAA
- a CDS encoding ComF family protein, giving the protein MKSAVKVASSSLFSILFPSDCRICHAPLTNIASLPVCELCLAKIVPLEGPLCQICGEKLFHPNAEAEDVPMCPICCRVGAHFRRAAAYGAYEGALRDLIHLFKYDGIRPAGKILGGLLNQTVAAMALPDSVIVIPVPLWSGRRTTRGFNQAEAIARSFIDFQSSSSIQLDTSILVRTRETASQTGLTRHQRRANVRGAFAVVKAEKIKGQSILIVDDVMTTGTTAGECARVLRRAGAKEVFVATVARATKEAGSVLAMAASALSGGTQGHA; this is encoded by the coding sequence ATGAAAAGTGCGGTCAAAGTTGCCTCGTCCAGCCTGTTTTCCATCCTGTTTCCTTCTGACTGCCGCATCTGCCACGCTCCTCTCACCAACATTGCCAGCTTGCCAGTATGCGAACTGTGTTTGGCAAAAATTGTTCCGCTGGAAGGACCTTTGTGCCAAATATGCGGTGAGAAGCTGTTCCATCCCAATGCGGAAGCAGAGGATGTCCCTATGTGCCCAATCTGCTGCCGGGTCGGGGCGCATTTCCGCCGGGCTGCGGCCTATGGCGCTTACGAAGGCGCGCTGCGCGATCTGATCCACCTTTTTAAGTACGACGGAATACGGCCAGCCGGGAAGATTTTGGGCGGCTTGCTCAACCAGACCGTTGCCGCAATGGCTTTGCCGGATTCGGTGATCGTTATCCCGGTGCCATTGTGGTCCGGCAGGCGTACGACGCGCGGGTTTAATCAGGCAGAAGCCATTGCCAGAAGTTTCATCGACTTTCAAAGTTCCAGCAGCATCCAATTAGATACATCAATCCTGGTACGGACACGCGAAACTGCGTCCCAGACAGGGCTGACGCGCCATCAACGGCGGGCCAATGTACGCGGAGCGTTTGCCGTGGTGAAGGCAGAGAAGATAAAAGGCCAGAGCATCCTGATTGTGGATGACGTAATGACCACCGGCACGACCGCGGGAGAATGTGCCCGGGTGCTGCGCCGGGCAGGCGCCAAAGAAGTTTTTGTGGCCACGGTAGCGCGGGCCACCAAAGAAGCAGGGAGCGTTTTGGCGATGGCCGCCAGCGCTTTATCGGGAGGAACACAGGGCCATGCATGA
- a CDS encoding oligopeptide transporter, OPT family has product MSFVVQQFVTSRLDVLTCPSISCALKDLFVEETVAETVPAKVEEPKFQPYVPPDEVRPEFTFRAIFFGGLFGILFGAVTVYVGLRAGLTVSASIPIAVLSISVLRALGKASILENNIVQTAGSAGESVAGGVIFTLPALIFLGFPLEYARIFLLAFIGGWLGVLFMIPLRRQLIVKEHSNLLYPEGTACADVLIAGDKGGSFAGRVFAGLGLGALYTFFQNENMFKVWPSTPTYTPGWYPGASVRANTTSEYLGVGYIIGPRIAGVIFAGGVFAWLVVMPAIKFFGSHVTGAIFPGTMPIANMGPDDIYRAYIRPMGAGAVAAAGLITLLRTIPTIVNALRAGAKDLAKGAAAAASLRRTDRDINLKWALLGSGILLLLMWALLTFKPILHAETSAGNNFFAAILVVVFGFLFVTVSSRITGLIGSSSNPISGMAIATLMATCAMFLVMGWTGTAFSALAITIGGVVCIASANAGNTSQDLKTGFLVGATPAKQQAALMVGVTVSVVAIGMTLGLMNAALESFRPANIAIDVQHPPVGVSEYSGKFDRQAVPVAPTAGGAATQQSVQGMKLYTAINSPTVPNGYYFYNPQSQKFEVQWIQGIGSDSASAPQAQLMATVINGILERRLPWGLILLGVFLVIAVELLGIRSLSFAVGFYLSIATTLAIFTGGVVRWLVELRSKREGKTSEESEVSPGSLYSSGLIAAGGIVGLLGMFIKICEDKHWLPENSISWGPKLHFIADHADFANIIAVIMFALLAASLYHFARKPLEGEKK; this is encoded by the coding sequence ATGTCCTTTGTGGTTCAACAATTTGTAACAAGCCGCTTGGATGTGCTAACTTGCCCCTCGATTTCATGCGCGCTTAAAGACTTGTTCGTGGAGGAAACTGTGGCCGAAACCGTACCAGCGAAAGTGGAAGAACCAAAATTTCAACCGTACGTTCCCCCGGACGAAGTTCGGCCGGAGTTCACATTCCGCGCCATATTTTTTGGCGGTCTCTTTGGAATTCTATTTGGAGCGGTTACGGTTTATGTCGGCTTGCGCGCCGGGTTGACGGTATCAGCCTCGATCCCCATTGCCGTGCTTTCCATCAGCGTTCTGCGCGCGCTGGGCAAAGCCAGCATCCTTGAAAACAACATCGTGCAGACGGCTGGATCGGCCGGCGAATCCGTGGCAGGCGGCGTGATCTTTACCTTACCGGCGCTCATCTTTCTTGGCTTCCCACTGGAATACGCGCGCATCTTTCTTCTTGCATTCATCGGCGGATGGCTCGGCGTCCTCTTCATGATTCCCCTCAGGCGGCAGTTGATCGTGAAGGAGCACAGCAACCTTCTTTATCCGGAAGGCACAGCCTGCGCCGATGTGCTCATCGCCGGCGATAAAGGCGGTTCGTTCGCGGGACGCGTTTTCGCCGGGCTGGGCCTGGGCGCGCTCTATACTTTTTTTCAGAACGAAAACATGTTTAAGGTCTGGCCCAGCACGCCGACATACACGCCAGGCTGGTATCCCGGCGCCTCAGTCCGTGCCAACACAACTTCTGAATATCTTGGCGTCGGCTATATCATCGGACCACGCATTGCCGGCGTTATCTTTGCCGGTGGCGTCTTTGCGTGGCTTGTAGTCATGCCGGCCATTAAGTTCTTCGGCTCGCACGTCACCGGCGCAATTTTTCCAGGAACCATGCCGATCGCCAATATGGGGCCCGATGACATTTATCGCGCGTACATCCGTCCAATGGGTGCAGGCGCCGTGGCTGCCGCCGGGCTAATTACCCTGCTTCGCACCATTCCCACCATCGTCAATGCCCTGCGCGCCGGCGCCAAAGATCTCGCCAAAGGCGCCGCGGCCGCGGCCAGCCTCCGCCGCACAGACCGCGACATTAATTTGAAGTGGGCCCTGCTCGGCTCGGGCATTCTCCTGCTGCTCATGTGGGCCCTGCTGACCTTCAAGCCCATCCTGCATGCGGAAACGTCGGCAGGAAACAATTTCTTCGCAGCGATCCTGGTCGTAGTGTTCGGATTTTTGTTTGTTACTGTCTCATCGCGCATCACGGGATTGATTGGCAGCTCGTCGAACCCAATCTCCGGCATGGCGATTGCAACTCTGATGGCCACCTGCGCCATGTTTCTGGTCATGGGCTGGACCGGAACCGCATTCTCCGCGCTGGCCATCACTATTGGGGGCGTGGTTTGTATCGCCTCAGCAAATGCCGGCAATACGTCACAGGATTTGAAGACAGGCTTTCTGGTCGGCGCCACGCCGGCGAAACAGCAAGCTGCTCTGATGGTGGGTGTGACAGTTTCTGTCGTCGCCATTGGGATGACACTGGGCCTGATGAATGCGGCGCTGGAATCTTTCCGCCCTGCCAACATCGCCATTGACGTTCAACATCCTCCCGTGGGAGTCTCTGAATATTCCGGAAAATTCGACCGTCAGGCTGTTCCAGTTGCTCCCACGGCGGGCGGGGCAGCCACGCAGCAATCCGTCCAGGGCATGAAGCTGTACACGGCCATCAACTCGCCCACAGTTCCGAACGGATACTATTTCTACAATCCGCAGAGCCAGAAATTTGAAGTGCAGTGGATCCAGGGTATCGGGAGTGACAGCGCCTCAGCGCCCCAGGCACAGCTCATGGCAACGGTGATCAACGGTATTCTTGAGCGGCGCCTGCCATGGGGTCTGATTCTTTTAGGTGTCTTCCTTGTAATAGCCGTGGAACTGCTGGGCATCCGCTCTCTTTCATTCGCCGTAGGATTCTATCTTTCGATTGCCACCACTCTGGCGATCTTCACCGGCGGTGTGGTGCGCTGGCTGGTGGAATTGCGCAGCAAGCGTGAAGGCAAGACTTCAGAAGAAAGTGAAGTCAGTCCCGGCTCGCTTTACTCCAGCGGACTCATAGCCGCGGGCGGCATCGTGGGCCTGCTGGGTATGTTCATCAAAATTTGCGAAGACAAGCACTGGCTTCCGGAAAACTCCATTTCCTGGGGGCCTAAGCTTCATTTTATTGCGGACCATGCGGACTTTGCCAACATCATTGCGGTGATCATGTTCGCGTTGCTGGCCGCCTCGCTTTATCACTTCGCCCGCAAACCGCTGGAAGGCGAGAAGAAATAA
- a CDS encoding esterase family protein — MPKISRSPMLAIFGLCAVLVCSSLPLHAQTRSASPSTSIPAASPAPAPQPESNKRVQDVKFFSKALQREMQYRVILPKDYFGTENRYPVLYLLHGLTGHYRSFEAHSNLTRYLERYQLIAVSIEGENSWYINSATNPKEKWEDYFLQDVLTDVGERFRINGGDARAIAGISSGGYAAINLALKYPGLFFFAGSLSGAVTAPRDPEYDKAFKSFGFSDIFGPADSKTRKENDVFLLAEKAEPQHATFIFMACGTDDDTIIGNHQFADVLRKKHIAYEMTEFPGQHEWSFWEAALPPMLRSLARRMPDVVGVDLR, encoded by the coding sequence ATGCCCAAAATTTCTCGTTCGCCGATGTTGGCTATTTTCGGCCTGTGCGCTGTACTTGTCTGCTCTTCCCTGCCGCTTCACGCACAAACGCGCTCTGCTTCTCCTTCGACATCAATTCCAGCGGCGAGTCCCGCGCCTGCGCCGCAGCCTGAGAGCAACAAGCGCGTGCAGGACGTGAAGTTCTTCAGCAAGGCACTGCAACGTGAAATGCAATATCGGGTAATTCTGCCGAAAGACTATTTCGGCACTGAGAACCGCTATCCCGTGCTCTACCTGCTGCATGGACTCACCGGGCATTACCGCAGTTTTGAAGCGCACTCCAACTTAACGCGCTATCTGGAGCGCTACCAGCTCATCGCCGTATCGATTGAAGGCGAGAACTCCTGGTACATCAATTCGGCCACCAATCCCAAAGAAAAATGGGAAGACTATTTTCTCCAGGACGTACTTACTGATGTGGGCGAGCGCTTCCGCATCAATGGCGGCGACGCGCGCGCGATTGCCGGGATCTCCAGCGGCGGCTATGCGGCCATCAATCTCGCGCTGAAGTATCCCGGACTGTTTTTCTTTGCCGGGAGCCTGAGCGGCGCGGTCACCGCTCCGCGCGATCCGGAGTATGACAAGGCATTCAAGAGCTTCGGATTCAGTGACATCTTTGGTCCCGCTGACAGCAAGACGCGCAAAGAAAACGACGTGTTCCTGCTGGCGGAAAAAGCCGAGCCGCAGCACGCCACTTTTATCTTTATGGCCTGCGGCACGGACGATGACACGATCATCGGCAACCATCAATTTGCCGACGTGCTGCGTAAAAAACACATCGCCTATGAGATGACGGAATTTCCCGGCCAGCACGAATGGTCATTCTGGGAAGCTGCCCTGCCGCCGATGTTGCGCTCGCTGGCAAGGCGCATGCCCGACGTGGTGGGCGTGGACTTGCGGTAA
- a CDS encoding YggS family pyridoxal phosphate-dependent enzyme — protein MPIADNVAAVRQRIARAAARVGRDASSIVLMAVSKTMEPERIKEAYAAGLRVFGENRVQEFEGKSAGLSELKDAEWHLIGHLQSNKAKKAAELFQAIDSVDSLRLAEKLNQSAGESGKKLDVLIEIKVGQEESKAGISLDSPELESLLRAAPQLESVQIRGLMTVPPFTENPEGARPYFRMLRDLRDQIAARKLPGIQMDVLSMGMSHDFEVAIEEGSTCVRVGTAIFGARLKPA, from the coding sequence ATGCCGATTGCCGACAACGTTGCCGCCGTCCGCCAGCGCATTGCCCGCGCGGCAGCGCGTGTTGGCCGCGACGCAAGTTCCATCGTGCTCATGGCTGTCAGCAAGACCATGGAACCAGAGCGAATTAAAGAAGCTTACGCGGCGGGGCTGCGGGTGTTTGGCGAGAACCGCGTGCAGGAGTTTGAAGGTAAATCCGCCGGGCTGAGCGAATTGAAAGATGCTGAGTGGCATCTGATCGGCCACCTGCAAAGCAACAAAGCGAAGAAGGCAGCCGAGCTGTTTCAGGCCATCGATTCCGTCGATTCTTTGCGACTGGCGGAAAAGCTGAATCAATCTGCGGGCGAGTCAGGCAAGAAGCTTGATGTGCTGATCGAAATCAAAGTCGGCCAGGAAGAGAGCAAAGCCGGTATTTCACTCGATTCACCCGAACTTGAAAGTCTTCTCCGTGCCGCGCCGCAGCTTGAGAGTGTCCAGATACGCGGGCTGATGACCGTGCCGCCATTTACGGAAAATCCTGAAGGCGCACGGCCGTATTTCCGTATGCTGCGCGACCTGCGCGACCAGATCGCAGCGCGCAAGCTGCCCGGCATCCAGATGGACGTGCTTTCCATGGGCATGTCGCATGATTTTGAAGTTGCCATTGAAGAAGGATCGACCTGCGTGCGCGTTGGCACGGCCATATTCGGCGCGCGGCTAAAGCCGGCATGA
- a CDS encoding DUF167 domain-containing protein: MIPIHESATGISFAVKVHPRARKNAITGVVGDALKLALTAPPVEGKANQAVIEFFADLFAIPRSSVTIASGETSRNKIVRIAGVSKPVAEQKLAENLKS; encoded by the coding sequence ATGATTCCCATCCATGAAAGCGCCACAGGAATCTCATTTGCCGTGAAGGTCCACCCTCGCGCCCGCAAAAATGCCATCACCGGAGTAGTGGGAGACGCGCTCAAGCTGGCGCTCACCGCGCCGCCGGTAGAGGGCAAAGCCAACCAGGCGGTGATTGAATTCTTTGCGGATTTGTTTGCAATTCCGCGCTCCTCCGTTACCATAGCCAGCGGTGAAACCAGCCGAAACAAAATAGTGCGAATCGCGGGTGTGAGCAAACCTGTGGCAGAGCAAAAGCTGGCTGAAAATTTGAAATCGTAA
- a CDS encoding MFS transporter, protein MSFSERLEQIKIGFERPFWVANVTELFERLSYYAAFASLARYLHETLRFPVQQASSLTGLFGGLVWFMAAFGGTVADRLGFRRALSLAYLILSCSYFLLGSLGASWLGPIRGHMPLIVLVSMVLALPALGIALVKPAVVGTTARASKENVRSIGYSIYYTLVNIGGAAGPFVASWVHSHMRVENVFRVAAGSVFLMFFAVLIFFREPRRSGEVQTASLAESLKNFGMVLGNPRFMLFLLIFSGYWIVYWQEFIILPIYVHDYINPNTDTEIMLITGPLLVIALTVLVNVATQKVAPFRAITLGTIISAVAWVFLIFHPTVLMAYVTLGVVALGEIIQSPRYYEYISRLAPSGQQGTYMGFAFLPIGIGSLIAGWFGGKLIHHFGEVTHQPEKMWWAVIAVGVLTALLLWIYDRTLMPKEVAENEGPMK, encoded by the coding sequence TTGTCCTTTTCTGAACGCCTGGAGCAGATAAAGATCGGCTTTGAACGGCCATTCTGGGTCGCCAACGTCACTGAGCTGTTCGAGCGACTCTCGTATTACGCCGCGTTCGCTTCGTTGGCGCGCTACCTGCATGAAACGCTGAGGTTTCCCGTGCAGCAGGCCAGCAGCCTTACCGGACTATTCGGCGGGCTCGTATGGTTCATGGCCGCTTTCGGCGGCACGGTTGCCGACCGGCTGGGCTTTCGGCGCGCTTTGTCGCTGGCCTACTTGATTCTGAGCTGCTCTTATTTTTTGCTCGGTTCTCTCGGGGCGTCCTGGCTCGGCCCAATACGCGGCCACATGCCACTGATTGTGCTGGTCAGCATGGTTTTAGCATTACCTGCGCTGGGGATCGCGCTGGTGAAGCCTGCGGTGGTTGGGACGACGGCACGAGCTTCAAAAGAAAACGTTCGTTCCATTGGATATTCGATCTATTACACGCTGGTCAACATCGGCGGAGCAGCAGGGCCATTTGTCGCGTCCTGGGTACACAGCCATATGCGTGTGGAAAACGTCTTCCGCGTCGCGGCGGGCAGCGTCTTCCTGATGTTTTTTGCCGTACTGATCTTCTTCCGCGAACCGCGCCGCTCCGGCGAAGTACAGACCGCCAGTCTTGCGGAGTCTCTCAAAAACTTTGGCATGGTTTTAGGGAATCCACGGTTCATGCTGTTTCTGCTGATCTTTTCCGGCTACTGGATTGTCTACTGGCAAGAGTTCATCATTCTGCCGATTTATGTTCATGACTACATCAATCCCAACACCGATACTGAAATCATGCTGATCACCGGCCCCTTGCTCGTGATCGCATTGACGGTGCTGGTGAATGTGGCCACACAAAAGGTCGCGCCGTTTCGCGCAATTACGCTGGGGACGATTATCTCAGCCGTGGCTTGGGTTTTCCTGATCTTTCACCCCACTGTGTTGATGGCATACGTCACGCTTGGCGTTGTCGCGCTGGGTGAAATCATCCAGTCGCCACGCTATTACGAATACATCTCCCGCCTGGCTCCCTCAGGACAGCAGGGCACATACATGGGCTTTGCGTTTTTGCCCATAGGCATTGGATCACTGATTGCCGGCTGGTTTGGAGGCAAGCTGATCCATCACTTTGGCGAGGTCACACACCAGCCGGAAAAAATGTGGTGGGCGGTGATCGCCGTCGGCGTGCTTACCGCGCTGCTGCTGTGGATTTATGACAGGACGCTGATGCCAAAAGAGGTCGCAGAAAATGAGGGACCTATGAAGTAA